A region of Nerophis lumbriciformis linkage group LG26, RoL_Nlum_v2.1, whole genome shotgun sequence DNA encodes the following proteins:
- the mrps26 gene encoding small ribosomal subunit protein mS26 gives MFQAIGHRGVHVARLLAPRHAVLVEAVRGRKSRTDPVAKSKLGRVKYPPPVDPVEMVVLRERYADYTLILRALRLEFKEALLRKKYEEETGSLAEEKARQETMEHRALMAWNDQENQRLLQLRLLRIEKETEEAQRQRVEADLERQREEEEFLRQKEEEVLQLQEDAKNFITLENLDQRIEEVLDNPKNYNFAIDKEGRAVKQTVLQ, from the exons ATGTTCCAGGCAATCGGCCACAGAGGCGTTCATGTCGCTCGGTTACTGGCGCCCAGGCACGCCGTGCTGGTGGAGGCTGTACGCGGGAGGAAGTCGCGCACGGACCCGGTGGCCAAGTCCAAGCTGGGCCGAGTCAAATACCCTCCCCCGGTGGACCCGGTGGAGATGGTGGTGCTGCGGGAGAGATACGCCGACTACACGCTCATCTTGAGGGCGCTGCG TCTGGAGTTTAAGGAGGCGCTGCTCcgaaagaagtacgaggaggagaCGGGCTCCCTGGCGGAGGAGAAGGCGAGGCAGGAGACTATGGAGCATCGTGCCCTCATGGCGTGGAACGACCAGGAGAACCAACGCCTGCTCCAACTACG ACTTTTGAGGATTGAGAAGGAAACCGAAGAGGCGCAGCGTCAACGTGTGGAAGCAGACCTGGAGCGTCagcgagaagaagaagaattcctCCGGCAGAAGGAAGAGGAGGTGCTCCAGTTGCAG GAGGATGCAAAGAACTTCATCACTTTGGAGAACTTGGACCAGCGCATAGAAGAGGTCTTGGACAACCCCAAGAATTACAATTTCGCCATCGACAAGGAAGGGCGAGCTGTCAAACAGACCGTGTTGCAGTGA